One window of Pieris napi chromosome 14, ilPieNapi1.2, whole genome shotgun sequence genomic DNA carries:
- the LOC125056316 gene encoding bromodomain-containing protein 3-like isoform X3, giving the protein MPLSQKLDEPLVTIEIADSSTMQQAVDPLATTSTPAVEPVNGAPSEESPRRQGRVTNQLQFLQKNVIKAVWKHKFAWPFHQPVDAKKLNLPDYHKIIKKPMDLGTVKKRLESNYYYSAQECIQDFNTMFTNCYIYNKPGEDVVVMAQTLEKLFLNRIAQMDKEEKEIEVPSNSAKSVKKRSSSSVAPIVPGPRATPVKAVPSTPLPAFVGSTNTTTTPTLAAPPTPPATHAGLPQQMATQPSNFHVSQAAAPPVQTMPAVTLSQTQPAKVKKGVKRKADTTTPMGSSFEGGYTTPTIDQQGGPKPAKISTRRESGRQKKAGRVADDGFKMGGVSPGVGGAGASHHAGTPQLAKNKEKLSDALKSCNEILKELFSKKHSGYAWPFYKPVDAVLLGLHDYFDIIKKPMDLGTVKQKMDNRAYKTAAEFATDVRLIFTNCYKYNPPDHDVVAMARKLQDVFEMRYAKIPDEPIHAVVPHIDKGSSGSSSESGSESDSESDDSEEERNNKVKVLEKELLALQEKMKKLVEESNTKKKAKKKVKDKPKKPITNSVVPKPTPVPAYTKVNNIAENLVNVAASAVRGKTGSKRGGGAGKGSSRGAPPAKKKSSTPTAAPHVPPPDSDDEDLAKPMSYDEKRQLSLDINKLPGDKLGKVVHIIQSREPSLRDSNPDEIEIDFETLKPSTLRELESYVASCLRKKTHRKVSGKSKDEQIAEKKQELEKRLHDVTGQLGSHKKQQPKKDGKEGLGGGISSSSSSSDSSNSSSSTDTSSSDSSDSEAGANIGKQAKKKVKKQPHPLPSSQPKPIIAPVIAPVVSAPPVATEQPAAPPAPVKEEQAPAPAPEINPPVASAPLTTPVQPIINPPISNLPDSCNVPIVREPDIKPLKMEPRNGLDKVDTSHYIDPIERSLASLERSLQAEVPLDDSVSASESSMRLDDFMNNKPSMMSDTSHHNLMAQLGGLTDMTHVSEPMKNEMHLPPPHNGYVDKSMHEREMPRPDVNATLAGITTAPNVSSIFDPIYSAPHSHPVTAQAQMNVMPSAPNNTVPPVIKKEDVKPLLTPKPIEDLMRVPSVVTNNMTERGAALAQMFKTKQEQNLRNASSWSSLAQAGSPQSVPTPVGTNNQVKPKPVMDSFQAFKKQAREKIDRQRALIEQQELRKKEQAERERQRQETERRHPEDDKMRGIQAARKPESGEVSSPSVSPVARGSPPAAAAAVASAAPDKPPASERDRLRQREQERRRREAMAGQIDMNMQSDLMAAFEESL; this is encoded by the exons ATGCCTCTTAGCCAGAAATTGGATGAGCCTCTTGTTACAATTGAG ATTGCTGATTCCAGCACAATGCAGCAGGCAGTTGATCCACTCGCCACTACAAGTACT ccAGCGGTGGAGCCCGTAAATGGAGCGCCATCGGAAGAGTCTCCGCGTCGCCAGGGACGAGTTACTAATCAACTTCAGTTCCTTcagaaaaatgttattaaggCCGTGTGGAAACATAAATTCGCATGGCCTTTCCATCAACCTGTAGACGCTAAGAAATTGAACCTCCCA gacTACCATAAGATTATTAAGAAGCCTATGGATTTGGGAACTGTTAAAAAGAGATTGGAATCAAATTATTACTACTCGGCTCAAGAATGTATTCAAGATTTCAATACTATGTTCACAAATTGCTATATCTACAACAAACCTGGGGAGGATGTGGTTGTTATGGCGCAAACTTTAGAAAAATTGTTCCTTAATCGG ATAGCACAAATGGACAAGGAGGAGAAAGAGATTGAAGTGCCATCGAACAGCGCAAAGAGCGTGAAGAAGCGTTCCAGCTCGAGTGTGGCGCCGATTGTCCCAGGCCCGCGGGCCACGCCGGTCAAGGCAGTGCCGTCGACGCCTCTTCCGGCCTTCGTGGGTTCAACCAACACCACCACCACACCTACACTAGCCGCGCCCCCTACGCCGCCCGCTACGCACGCTGGATTGCCGCAACAG ATGGCGACGCAACCCTCTAACTTTCACGTGAGCCAAGCGGCCGCCCCACCTGTCCAAACCATGCCTGCGGTCACCTTGTCGCAGACGCAACCAGCAAAg GTCAAAAAGGGTGTTAAGAGAAAAGCGGATACAACAACGCCCATGGGAAGTTCCTTTGAAGGTGGTTACACAACGCCCACTATCGACCAACAAGGTGGACCTAAGCCAGCCAAAATCTCCACAAGAAGGGAAAGTGGGAGACAGAAAAAG GCCGGTAGAGTCGCCGATGACGGGTTCAAAATGGGCGGAGTGTCACCGGGAGTTGGCGGCGCCGGCGCGTCTCATCACGCCGGGACGCCGCAACTTGCCAAGAACAAGGAGAAACTATCCGACGCGCTCAAGAGCTGCAATGAAATACTAAAAGAATTATTCTCTAAGAAACACTCA GGCTATGCCTGGCCGTTCTATAAACCTGTGGATGCCGTTCTACTTGGTCTACACGACTACTTTGACATAATCAAGAAGCCTATGGACCTCGGAACGGTGAAACAGAAAATGGACAACAGAGCGTACAAAACGGCAGCGGAATTCGCGACGGACGTCCGTTTAATATTTACCAACTGTTACAAATATAACCCACCCGATCACGACGTGGTCGCTATGGCGCGAAAACTGCAGGATGTTTTTGAAATGAG ATACGCGAAAATACCAGATGAGCCGATTCATGCGGTAGTACCTCACATAGACAAAGGAAGTTCGGGCTCCAGTTCGGAGTCCGGTTCCGAATCTGATTCTGAATCTGACGATTcagaagaagaaagaaataataaagtcAAAGTATTGGAGAAGGAATTACTCGCTCTCCAAGAGAAGATGAAGAAACTCGTCGAAGAATCAAACACTAAGAAAAAGGCGAAAAAGAAAGTAAAAGACAAACCGAAGAAGCCAATAACCAATAGTGTCGTGCCGAAACCCACCCCCGTACCCGCCTATActaaagttaataatatagCAGAAAATTTGG TGAATGTTGCAGCGTCAGCCGTGCGCGGCAAGACGGGCAGCAAAAGGGGCGGCGGCGCCGGCAAGGGCAGCTCGCGGGGGGCGCCACCCGCCAAGAAGAAGAGCTCCACGCCCACCGCGGCGCCGCACGTCCCGCCGCCCGACTCCGACGACGAGGATCTCGCTAAGCCCATGTCCTACGACGAGAAGAGGCAGCTCTCGCTCGATATTAACAAGCTCCCGg GTGACAAACTGGGTAAAGTGGtacatataatacaaagtCGAGAGCCTTCGTTGCGGGATTCGAATCCTGACGAGATCGAAATAGACTTCGAGACTCTCAAACCGTCCACACTCAGGGAACTCGAGAGCTATGTCGCTTCGTGTCTTCGGAAAAAAACAC ATCGAAAGGTTTCCGGTAAATCTAAAGATGAACAAATAGCTGAGAAGAAACAGGAATTGGAGAAGAGACTGCATGACGTCACTGGGCAATTAGGATCACATAAGAAACAACAACCTAAAAAAG ATGGCAAGGAGGGCCTAGGTGGTGGCATCTCCTCTTCATCAAGTTCATCAGACTCCTCCAATTCTTCGTCCAGCACCGACACTTCATCCTCGGACAGCAGCGACAGCGAAGCAG GTGCCAATATTGGAAAACAGGCAAAGAAGAAAGTAAAAAAGCAACCACACCCGCTGCCATCATCACAACCT aaACCGATAATCGCGCCCGTCATAGCACCTGTGGTATCAGCTCCACCGGTAGCCACAGAACAGCCGGCCGCGCCACCCGCCCCAGTGAAAGAGGAACAGGCCCCTGCCCCAGCACCTGAAATTAACCCTCCCGTAGCTTCTGCACCCCTCACTACCCCTGTCCAACCAATAATTAACCCTCCCATTAGTAATTTACCCGACTCTTGTAACGTCCCTATCGTTCGCGAACCCGATATTAAACCTCTGAAAATGGAACCTCGCAACGGCCTCGATAAAGTTGACACGTCACACTATATCGATCCGATAGAAAGGTCCTTGGCAAGTCTCGAAAGAAGTCTGCAAGCAGAGGTTCCCTTGGACGATAGCGTCAGCGCCTCGGAGTCGTCCATGCGTCTGGACGACTTCATGAACAACAAACCTTCCATGATGTCTGATACGTCGCATCACAACTTAATGGCTCAACTCGGCGGACTGACAGATATGACTCACGTTTCGGAGCCTATGAAAAATGAAATGCATCTTCCTCCACCGCACAACGGATATGTCGATAAGAGTATGCACGAAAGAGAGATGCCGAGGCCCGATGTGAACGCCACCTTGGCCGGTATCACGACGGCGCCGAATGTCTCGTCAATTTTCGATCCAATTTATTCGGCTCCACACAGTCATCCGGTTACGGCTCAAGCCCAAATGAATGTTATGCCTAGCGCGCCTAATAACACGGTCCCACCGGTTATAAAGAAAGAAGATGTAAAACCCTTGCTCACTCCCAAGCCCATCGAGGATCTCATGAGGGTACCCAGCGTAGTTACAAACAATATGACGGAAAGAGGGGCAGCGCTCGCGCAAATGTTTAAGACGAAACAGGAGCAGAATTTGAGAAATGCCTCGTCGTGGTCGTCCTTAGCGCAAGCGGGAAGTCCTCAGAGTGTTCCAACACCAGTTGGAACAAATAATCAAGTAAAACCTAAACCTGTTATGGACAGTTTTCAA gctTTCAAGAAACAAGCTCGTGAAAAGATTGATCGACAAAGAGCACTTATAGAACAACAGGAGTTAAGAAAGAAAGAACAGGCGGAACGAGAAAGGCAACGGCAAGAAACAGAAAGACGACATCCAGAGGATGATAAAATGag GGGCATACAAGCCGCTCGAAAGCCCGAAAGTGGCGAGGTTTCGTCGCCCAGCGTGTCTCCCGTAGCGCGTGGTTCACCTCCAGCCGCAGCCGCGGCCGTCGCTAGTGCGGCGCCGGACAAGCCACCTGCTTCCGAGCGAGACCGCCTGCGCCAGAGGGAACAGGAGAGACGGAGGCGGGAAGCT ATGGCCGGTCAAATAGACATGAACATGCAGAGTGACTTGATGGCTGCTTTCGAAGAGTCCTTGTAA
- the LOC125056316 gene encoding bromodomain-containing protein 3-like isoform X1, producing MPLSQKLDEPLVTIEIADSSTMQQAVDPLATTSTPAVEPVNGAPSEESPRRQGRVTNQLQFLQKNVIKAVWKHKFAWPFHQPVDAKKLNLPDYHKIIKKPMDLGTVKKRLESNYYYSAQECIQDFNTMFTNCYIYNKPGEDVVVMAQTLEKLFLNRIAQMDKEEKEIEVPSNSAKSVKKRSSSSVAPIVPGPRATPVKAVPSTPLPAFVGSTNTTTTPTLAAPPTPPATHAGLPQQMATQPSNFHVSQAAAPPVQTMPAVTLSQTQPAKVKKGVKRKADTTTPMGSSFEGGYTTPTIDQQGGPKPAKISTRRESGRQKKAGRVADDGFKMGGVSPGVGGAGASHHAGTPQLAKNKEKLSDALKSCNEILKELFSKKHSGYAWPFYKPVDAVLLGLHDYFDIIKKPMDLGTVKQKMDNRAYKTAAEFATDVRLIFTNCYKYNPPDHDVVAMARKLQDVFEMRYAKIPDEPIHAVVPHIDKGSSGSSSESGSESDSESDDSEEERNNKVKVLEKELLALQEKMKKLVEESNTKKKAKKKVKDKPKKPITNSVVPKPTPVPAYTKVNNIAENLVNVAASAVRGKTGSKRGGGAGKGSSRGAPPAKKKSSTPTAAPHVPPPDSDDEDLAKPMSYDEKRQLSLDINKLPGDKLGKVVHIIQSREPSLRDSNPDEIEIDFETLKPSTLRELESYVASCLRKKTHRKVSGKSKDEQIAEKKQELEKRLHDVTGQLGSHKKQQPKKDGKEGLGGGISSSSSSSDSSNSSSSTDTSSSDSSDSEAGANIGKQAKKKVKKQPHPLPSSQPKPIIAPVIAPVVSAPPVATEQPAAPPAPVKEEQAPAPAPEINPPVASAPLTTPVQPIINPPISNLPDSCNVPIVREPDIKPLKMEPRNGLDKVDTSHYIDPIERSLASLERSLQAEVPLDDSVSASESSMRLDDFMNNKPSMMSDTSHHNLMAQLGGLTDMTHVSEPMKNEMHLPPPHNGYVDKSMHEREMPRPDVNATLAGITTAPNVSSIFDPIYSAPHSHPVTAQAQMNVMPSAPNNTVPPVIKKEDVKPLLTPKPIEDLMRVPSVVTNNMTERGAALAQMFKTKQEQNLRNASSWSSLAQAGSPQSVPTPVGTNNQVKPKPVMDSFQAFKKQAREKIDRQRALIEQQELRKKEQAERERQRQETERRHPEDDKMRFQPKTINGAFTRGIQAARKPESGEVSSPSVSPVARGSPPAAAAAVASAAPDKPPASERDRLRQREQERRRREAMAGQIDMNMQSDLMAAFEESL from the exons ATGCCTCTTAGCCAGAAATTGGATGAGCCTCTTGTTACAATTGAG ATTGCTGATTCCAGCACAATGCAGCAGGCAGTTGATCCACTCGCCACTACAAGTACT ccAGCGGTGGAGCCCGTAAATGGAGCGCCATCGGAAGAGTCTCCGCGTCGCCAGGGACGAGTTACTAATCAACTTCAGTTCCTTcagaaaaatgttattaaggCCGTGTGGAAACATAAATTCGCATGGCCTTTCCATCAACCTGTAGACGCTAAGAAATTGAACCTCCCA gacTACCATAAGATTATTAAGAAGCCTATGGATTTGGGAACTGTTAAAAAGAGATTGGAATCAAATTATTACTACTCGGCTCAAGAATGTATTCAAGATTTCAATACTATGTTCACAAATTGCTATATCTACAACAAACCTGGGGAGGATGTGGTTGTTATGGCGCAAACTTTAGAAAAATTGTTCCTTAATCGG ATAGCACAAATGGACAAGGAGGAGAAAGAGATTGAAGTGCCATCGAACAGCGCAAAGAGCGTGAAGAAGCGTTCCAGCTCGAGTGTGGCGCCGATTGTCCCAGGCCCGCGGGCCACGCCGGTCAAGGCAGTGCCGTCGACGCCTCTTCCGGCCTTCGTGGGTTCAACCAACACCACCACCACACCTACACTAGCCGCGCCCCCTACGCCGCCCGCTACGCACGCTGGATTGCCGCAACAG ATGGCGACGCAACCCTCTAACTTTCACGTGAGCCAAGCGGCCGCCCCACCTGTCCAAACCATGCCTGCGGTCACCTTGTCGCAGACGCAACCAGCAAAg GTCAAAAAGGGTGTTAAGAGAAAAGCGGATACAACAACGCCCATGGGAAGTTCCTTTGAAGGTGGTTACACAACGCCCACTATCGACCAACAAGGTGGACCTAAGCCAGCCAAAATCTCCACAAGAAGGGAAAGTGGGAGACAGAAAAAG GCCGGTAGAGTCGCCGATGACGGGTTCAAAATGGGCGGAGTGTCACCGGGAGTTGGCGGCGCCGGCGCGTCTCATCACGCCGGGACGCCGCAACTTGCCAAGAACAAGGAGAAACTATCCGACGCGCTCAAGAGCTGCAATGAAATACTAAAAGAATTATTCTCTAAGAAACACTCA GGCTATGCCTGGCCGTTCTATAAACCTGTGGATGCCGTTCTACTTGGTCTACACGACTACTTTGACATAATCAAGAAGCCTATGGACCTCGGAACGGTGAAACAGAAAATGGACAACAGAGCGTACAAAACGGCAGCGGAATTCGCGACGGACGTCCGTTTAATATTTACCAACTGTTACAAATATAACCCACCCGATCACGACGTGGTCGCTATGGCGCGAAAACTGCAGGATGTTTTTGAAATGAG ATACGCGAAAATACCAGATGAGCCGATTCATGCGGTAGTACCTCACATAGACAAAGGAAGTTCGGGCTCCAGTTCGGAGTCCGGTTCCGAATCTGATTCTGAATCTGACGATTcagaagaagaaagaaataataaagtcAAAGTATTGGAGAAGGAATTACTCGCTCTCCAAGAGAAGATGAAGAAACTCGTCGAAGAATCAAACACTAAGAAAAAGGCGAAAAAGAAAGTAAAAGACAAACCGAAGAAGCCAATAACCAATAGTGTCGTGCCGAAACCCACCCCCGTACCCGCCTATActaaagttaataatatagCAGAAAATTTGG TGAATGTTGCAGCGTCAGCCGTGCGCGGCAAGACGGGCAGCAAAAGGGGCGGCGGCGCCGGCAAGGGCAGCTCGCGGGGGGCGCCACCCGCCAAGAAGAAGAGCTCCACGCCCACCGCGGCGCCGCACGTCCCGCCGCCCGACTCCGACGACGAGGATCTCGCTAAGCCCATGTCCTACGACGAGAAGAGGCAGCTCTCGCTCGATATTAACAAGCTCCCGg GTGACAAACTGGGTAAAGTGGtacatataatacaaagtCGAGAGCCTTCGTTGCGGGATTCGAATCCTGACGAGATCGAAATAGACTTCGAGACTCTCAAACCGTCCACACTCAGGGAACTCGAGAGCTATGTCGCTTCGTGTCTTCGGAAAAAAACAC ATCGAAAGGTTTCCGGTAAATCTAAAGATGAACAAATAGCTGAGAAGAAACAGGAATTGGAGAAGAGACTGCATGACGTCACTGGGCAATTAGGATCACATAAGAAACAACAACCTAAAAAAG ATGGCAAGGAGGGCCTAGGTGGTGGCATCTCCTCTTCATCAAGTTCATCAGACTCCTCCAATTCTTCGTCCAGCACCGACACTTCATCCTCGGACAGCAGCGACAGCGAAGCAG GTGCCAATATTGGAAAACAGGCAAAGAAGAAAGTAAAAAAGCAACCACACCCGCTGCCATCATCACAACCT aaACCGATAATCGCGCCCGTCATAGCACCTGTGGTATCAGCTCCACCGGTAGCCACAGAACAGCCGGCCGCGCCACCCGCCCCAGTGAAAGAGGAACAGGCCCCTGCCCCAGCACCTGAAATTAACCCTCCCGTAGCTTCTGCACCCCTCACTACCCCTGTCCAACCAATAATTAACCCTCCCATTAGTAATTTACCCGACTCTTGTAACGTCCCTATCGTTCGCGAACCCGATATTAAACCTCTGAAAATGGAACCTCGCAACGGCCTCGATAAAGTTGACACGTCACACTATATCGATCCGATAGAAAGGTCCTTGGCAAGTCTCGAAAGAAGTCTGCAAGCAGAGGTTCCCTTGGACGATAGCGTCAGCGCCTCGGAGTCGTCCATGCGTCTGGACGACTTCATGAACAACAAACCTTCCATGATGTCTGATACGTCGCATCACAACTTAATGGCTCAACTCGGCGGACTGACAGATATGACTCACGTTTCGGAGCCTATGAAAAATGAAATGCATCTTCCTCCACCGCACAACGGATATGTCGATAAGAGTATGCACGAAAGAGAGATGCCGAGGCCCGATGTGAACGCCACCTTGGCCGGTATCACGACGGCGCCGAATGTCTCGTCAATTTTCGATCCAATTTATTCGGCTCCACACAGTCATCCGGTTACGGCTCAAGCCCAAATGAATGTTATGCCTAGCGCGCCTAATAACACGGTCCCACCGGTTATAAAGAAAGAAGATGTAAAACCCTTGCTCACTCCCAAGCCCATCGAGGATCTCATGAGGGTACCCAGCGTAGTTACAAACAATATGACGGAAAGAGGGGCAGCGCTCGCGCAAATGTTTAAGACGAAACAGGAGCAGAATTTGAGAAATGCCTCGTCGTGGTCGTCCTTAGCGCAAGCGGGAAGTCCTCAGAGTGTTCCAACACCAGTTGGAACAAATAATCAAGTAAAACCTAAACCTGTTATGGACAGTTTTCAA gctTTCAAGAAACAAGCTCGTGAAAAGATTGATCGACAAAGAGCACTTATAGAACAACAGGAGTTAAGAAAGAAAGAACAGGCGGAACGAGAAAGGCAACGGCAAGAAACAGAAAGACGACATCCAGAGGATGATAAAATGag ATTTCAACCGAAGACAATTAATGGAGCCTTCACAAG GGGCATACAAGCCGCTCGAAAGCCCGAAAGTGGCGAGGTTTCGTCGCCCAGCGTGTCTCCCGTAGCGCGTGGTTCACCTCCAGCCGCAGCCGCGGCCGTCGCTAGTGCGGCGCCGGACAAGCCACCTGCTTCCGAGCGAGACCGCCTGCGCCAGAGGGAACAGGAGAGACGGAGGCGGGAAGCT ATGGCCGGTCAAATAGACATGAACATGCAGAGTGACTTGATGGCTGCTTTCGAAGAGTCCTTGTAA